The Impatiens glandulifera chromosome 8, dImpGla2.1, whole genome shotgun sequence genome includes a window with the following:
- the LOC124912537 gene encoding CRIB domain-containing protein RIC10-like, which translates to MAGKIKGIYKSFKYITQIFVVKEREMEIGYPTDVKHLAHIGSNGSSGNAPSWMNEFKTTSQFSATSIGNIHRTGDSNTAISTWSSQDFQTMDREPIEDQLFKDVVTDNIPNKKQKRKKSKSAKCKFVEENGRHESIEVM; encoded by the exons ATGGCTGGAAAAATTAAAGGGATTTATAAAAGCTTCAAGTATATAACCCAAATCTTTG TTGTGAAGGAAAGAGAGATGGAAATTGGGTATCCGACAGATGTGAAACATTTAGCACATATTGGATCGAATGGATCATCTGGCAATGCTCCAAGTTGG ATGAATGAATTCAAGACAACATCCCAATTCTCTGCAACTTCAATAGGTAACATTCATCGCACAGGAGACTCCAATACAGCTATCTCAACATGGTCATCTCAAG ATTTTCAAACTATGGATAGAGAACCAATAGAAGATCAACTATTCAAGGATGTTGTTACTGATAATATCCCCAATAAGAAGCAGAAACGAAAGAAATCAAAGTCTGCAAAATGCAAGTTCGTCGAAGAAAATGGAAGACATGAAAGCATAGAAGTTATGTAA
- the LOC124911769 gene encoding polyadenylate-binding protein RBP45-like: MMQPGATIVPPPMTAPPSVDNQQTHFQYLQQPHPWQQQQPWINQQSFQYQPQQALYYHQQLPPQTATQPTNSDELRSLWIGDLPPWMDEQYIISCFPNTGEVLAAKVIRNKQTGLSEGYGFIEFVNHASAERVLQTYNGTPIPNAGQNYRLNWAYSSSGEKRSDGTADFTIFVGDLGPDVTDDVLLETFRVHYTSIKSAKVVMDRLSGRTKGYGFIRFADENEQIRAMSEMNGQLCSTRPMRVGAALNKKNEGGAAAAAPYQTYQASQGAQNEDDPTNTTIFVGGLSESILDDQLRHVFSPYGQLIHVKIPAGKRCGFVQFAERQSAEEAMKMLNGTQLAGQSIRLSWGRSPNKQAQADQNQWNGGYYGYAPAGYDTYGYTAAQQDPNMYYGAYSGYGNFQQPQQQQ; this comes from the exons ATGATGCAACCAGGAGCCACCATTGTTCCTCCACCAATGACGGCTCCTCCTTCAGTCGACAACCAACAAACCCATTTTCAATACCTACAGCAACCGCATCCATGGCAGCAACAGCAACCATGGATCAATCAACAATCATTTCAGTATCAGCCACAACAGGCTCTTTACTACCACCAACAACTTCCTCCTCAGACCGCGACTCAGCCTACCAATTCCGACGAACTCCGTAGCCTCTGGATCGGAGATCTCCCACCATGGATGGATGAACAATACATCATCAGTTGTTTTCCCAACACTGGCGAA GTACTTGCTGCTAAAGTTATTCGTAACAAACAAACAGGCCTTTCTGAGGGATATGGTTTTATTGAATTTGTTAATCATGCATCTGCTGAAAGAGTTTTACAAACATATAATGGCACACCAATTCCAAATGCTGGACAGAATTACAGACTAAACTGGGCTTATTCTAGTTCGGGTGAAAAACGATCTGATGGTACAGCGGATTTCACGATTTTTGTAGGGGATCTGGGTCCTGATGTTACTGATGATGTGTTGCTAGAAACGTTTAGGGTTCACTATACCTCTATTAAAAGTGCCAAGGTGGTTATGGATCGTTTGAGTGGTAGGACTAAGGGATATGGTTTTATCAGGTTTGCAGATGAAAATGAGCAAATACGAGCTATGTCTGAGATGAATGGACAGTTATGTTCAACAAGGCCAATGCGAGTTGGGGCTGCGCTGAACAAGAAAAATGAAG GTGGTGCAGCAGCTGCAGCTCCATATCAGACTTATCAGGCATCTCAAGGAGCTCAGAATGAGGATGATCCAACCAATACAACT ATATTTGTTGGTGGGTTGAGTGAGAGCATTTTAGATGATCAACTCAGGCATGTATTTAGTCCATATGGACAGTTAATTCATGTGAAGATACCAGCTGGAAAGAGATGTGGTTTCGTACAATTTGCTGAAAG ACAATCTGCTGAAGAAGCAATGAAGATGTTAAATGGAACCCAATTGGCTGGACAAAGCATTCGGCTTTCATGGGGTCGTAGTCCTAACAAACAG GCACAAGCTGATCAAAACCAATGGAATGGTGGATATTATGGCTATGCACCTGCTGGATATGATACTTATGGATACACAGCAGCACAGCAAGACCCAAATATGTACTATGGAGCCTATTCTGGATATGGAAACTTCCAGCAACCCCAACAGCAGCAGTAG